Proteins encoded together in one Candidatus Bathyarchaeota archaeon window:
- a CDS encoding formate--phosphoribosylaminoimidazolecarboxamide ligase family protein — protein sequence MSLNSIRQEILDLIEDYDLENLRIGVLGSHSALEVAYGAKKLNFETVVVCQRGREKTYTNYYRNLFDHVILLDEFSGIVEGEIQRELQELSTVFVPNRSFSVYVGYENIEERFKVPLMGNRWMLRIEERDVPRNQYYLLEKAGIKTPKRFRSPGELDRLAIVKVPEMRRRIERAFFYASTPEEFHRKAEKRISLGIISREDLEHAVIEEFILGAKFNANFFWSPIVESLDLLGFDRRIQTDLDGLLDLPAEHQLELDVAPQNVEIGHMGATLRESQIEKIFEAGEKFVKASIDEYPPGIIGLFALQGAFTRDLEFYVFDVSPRVPGCPCVEPTSPYMKYKYFKEVGPGERIAMELKLAAKRNLLDRIVT from the coding sequence ATAAGTTTGAACTCTATACGCCAGGAGATTCTAGATCTGATTGAGGATTACGACTTGGAGAACCTTAGGATCGGAGTCTTGGGCAGCCATTCAGCCTTAGAGGTCGCTTATGGGGCTAAGAAGCTGAACTTCGAGACGGTAGTTGTATGCCAGAGGGGTCGGGAGAAGACCTACACGAACTATTATAGGAACTTGTTCGACCACGTAATCCTACTCGACGAATTTAGCGGTATAGTCGAGGGTGAAATCCAGAGAGAGCTACAGGAGCTCAGTACGGTATTCGTCCCCAACAGGTCCTTTTCAGTATACGTCGGCTATGAGAACATCGAGGAGAGGTTTAAGGTGCCTCTCATGGGTAACCGTTGGATGCTGCGCATAGAGGAGAGGGATGTCCCTAGGAATCAGTACTATCTCCTAGAGAAGGCAGGGATCAAGACCCCTAAAAGATTCAGAAGCCCCGGGGAGCTCGATAGGCTCGCGATAGTTAAGGTGCCTGAGATGAGGCGTAGGATAGAGAGGGCTTTCTTCTATGCTTCAACCCCTGAGGAGTTCCATAGGAAAGCTGAGAAGAGGATAAGTCTAGGAATCATCTCCAGGGAGGATCTGGAACACGCGGTCATTGAGGAGTTTATATTGGGCGCGAAGTTTAACGCCAACTTCTTCTGGTCCCCCATCGTGGAGAGCCTAGACCTTTTAGGCTTCGACCGCAGGATCCAAACGGATCTCGACGGGCTCCTAGACCTGCCAGCCGAGCATCAACTTGAGTTGGACGTGGCCCCACAGAACGTGGAGATAGGCCATATGGGGGCTACCCTAAGGGAATCCCAGATAGAGAAGATCTTTGAGGCGGGTGAAAAGTTCGTTAAGGCTTCCATTGATGAGTACCCACCCGGCATCATAGGCCTCTTCGCGCTCCAAGGGGCTTTCACTAGGGATCTGGAATTCTACGTCTTCGATGTAAGCCCTAGGGTACCGGGCTGCCCATGCGTTGAACCCACCTCACCCTACATGAAATATAAGTATTTCAAAGAGGTGGGTCCAGGGGAGCGTATAGCGATGGAGTTGAAGTTAGCCGCGAAGAGAAACCTATTGGATAGGATAGTGACGTGA
- a CDS encoding formate--phosphoribosylaminoimidazolecarboxamide ligase: MDDPEDVLRSYDLDRITIGTLGSHSALNILRGARDEGFRTVCISKSESAIIYERFKVADELIIIPEFKSLLDEKIQKRLVENNTILIPHGSFNAYIGPERLIDRLMVPLFGNRELLRWETDREKQLILLREAGLKTPRSIDDPGGIEGLTMVKFPGAKGGRGYFIARDRVDFQRKMEDMSRRGLLKPEDRERLHLQEYILGVPIYPSYFRSVIRDSVELLAMDRRYESAVDGIGRIPARDQLQLDLNPTYTVVGNFPIVAREMLLKDFIIMGDSIVRASERLVPPGLIGPFCLETIVKDDLSIVAFEISARIVAGTNVGIGGFPYAYLLHGEGMYMGRRIALEIKEGIASNRLDLLVS, translated from the coding sequence ATGGACGATCCCGAGGATGTGCTTCGCAGCTACGACCTAGACAGGATCACTATAGGAACCCTTGGAAGCCACTCCGCCCTGAACATCCTTAGGGGAGCCAGGGACGAAGGGTTCAGAACGGTATGCATCTCTAAGAGCGAATCGGCCATAATCTATGAGAGATTTAAGGTTGCCGATGAGCTCATAATTATACCTGAATTCAAGAGTCTCCTAGACGAGAAGATCCAGAAGAGGCTTGTGGAGAATAACACGATCCTCATACCCCACGGTTCCTTCAACGCCTACATAGGCCCTGAAAGGCTCATAGATAGGCTTATGGTGCCGTTGTTCGGTAATAGGGAACTACTACGATGGGAGACGGATAGAGAGAAGCAGCTAATCCTCCTTAGGGAAGCTGGGTTGAAGACGCCTCGGAGCATCGATGACCCCGGAGGGATCGAAGGGCTAACCATGGTTAAATTCCCGGGCGCAAAGGGCGGAAGGGGATACTTCATAGCCCGGGACCGCGTGGATTTCCAGCGTAAAATGGAGGATATGAGTAGAAGGGGGCTCCTAAAGCCTGAGGATAGGGAGAGGCTTCACCTCCAAGAGTACATCCTCGGTGTCCCAATATACCCATCTTACTTCCGCTCAGTCATAAGGGATTCTGTAGAACTTTTAGCAATGGATAGACGATACGAATCCGCGGTGGACGGGATCGGGCGTATACCTGCCAGGGATCAGCTTCAACTGGATTTAAACCCGACCTATACGGTTGTGGGGAATTTCCCAATAGTGGCTAGAGAGATGCTCCTAAAGGATTTCATAATCATGGGGGACAGCATTGTAAGGGCCTCCGAGAGGCTGGTTCCTCCAGGCCTCATAGGGCCTTTCTGTCTGGAAACCATCGTAAAAGACGATCTCAGCATAGTGGCCTTCGAAATCTCAGCTAGGATCGTGGCAGGGACAAACGTTGGAATAGGAGGCTTCCCCTACGCTTATCTCCTTCACGGGGAGGGAATGTACATGGGGAGGAGGATAGCCCTAGAGATAAAAGAGGGGATAGCCTCAAATAGACTCGACCTACTCGTCTCCTGA
- a CDS encoding VTT domain-containing protein: protein MDWVQALQDYTATLVKAYGYIGIFAAMALTSSSILLPIPGYLTVIFASPFLNPYLVAIAAGSGAALGELTSYLLGLGGRKIIGNRGELETAKHIYSRYGAWSIFIFAATPLPFDIIGIICGALMIDLKLFFLMTLAGKITLYMVLAQTGTRAFEAIKEVAAGQLSASTAVLLLIAVASLAAPLIYWKATVKQRRVLLKSASSLRIDWMRINKGGQGNH from the coding sequence TTGGACTGGGTTCAAGCCTTACAGGACTACACAGCAACTCTCGTGAAGGCCTATGGATACATCGGGATCTTCGCAGCCATGGCTCTAACCTCCTCCTCGATACTCCTCCCAATACCGGGCTATTTGACGGTTATATTTGCAAGCCCGTTCCTCAACCCTTACCTAGTGGCTATAGCCGCGGGTTCAGGGGCTGCCCTGGGAGAGCTGACCAGCTACCTTTTAGGCCTCGGAGGTAGAAAAATAATAGGAAATAGGGGGGAGCTCGAGACCGCCAAGCACATCTACAGCCGCTACGGTGCATGGAGCATATTTATATTCGCTGCAACCCCCCTCCCCTTCGATATAATAGGGATAATATGTGGAGCTTTAATGATCGACTTAAAACTCTTCTTCTTGATGACCCTAGCTGGTAAAATAACCCTGTACATGGTGTTGGCTCAGACGGGCACGAGAGCCTTCGAAGCCATAAAGGAGGTCGCGGCGGGTCAGCTGAGCGCATCGACGGCGGTCCTCCTGCTAATTGCCGTAGCCTCATTAGCGGCTCCCCTCATTTACTGGAAAGCAACTGTAAAGCAGAGGAGAGTGCTGCTTAAATCGGCATCGAGTTTAAGGATCGATTGGATGCGGATCAACAAGGGTGGTCAAGGCAACCATTAA
- a CDS encoding uracil-DNA glycosylase, which produces MLASSPDDELERLHTEIAECTRCPLHRGRRRSVPGEGNFKAELMFIGEGPGREEDAQGRPFVGRAGRLLDELLDEIDVERRNVFITNIVKCRPSEGGRDRRPTDEEVRSCTIYLDRQIELINPRIICTLGDTATRYIFMKNNLKIAPLSVIHGKAFSVDARIIFPCYHPAAALYNPQLRGIFSEDFKRLKDILNKPPGRIGKTLDEFLR; this is translated from the coding sequence ATCTTGGCTTCCAGTCCCGATGATGAGCTTGAAAGGCTTCACACGGAGATAGCTGAATGCACCCGTTGCCCGCTACATAGGGGTAGGAGGAGGAGCGTCCCAGGTGAAGGGAATTTTAAAGCTGAGCTCATGTTTATAGGCGAGGGCCCCGGCAGGGAAGAGGATGCCCAAGGCAGACCTTTCGTGGGCAGGGCGGGTAGGCTCCTAGATGAGCTCCTCGACGAGATCGACGTAGAGAGAAGGAATGTCTTCATTACAAATATCGTTAAGTGCCGTCCATCGGAGGGCGGGAGGGATAGAAGGCCCACAGATGAGGAGGTCAGATCATGCACCATCTATCTAGATAGGCAGATAGAATTGATAAATCCTAGGATCATATGCACCTTGGGCGATACAGCTACCAGGTACATATTCATGAAGAATAATCTAAAGATAGCCCCCCTCTCGGTGATACATGGAAAGGCCTTCAGTGTTGATGCGCGTATAATCTTTCCCTGTTATCACCCTGCAGCAGCCCTTTACAACCCCCAGCTTAGAGGCATCTTCTCAGAGGATTTCAAGAGGCTTAAAGATATCCTGAACAAGCCTCCCGGG